A stretch of Nitrospirota bacterium DNA encodes these proteins:
- a CDS encoding class I fructose-bisphosphate aldolase, with protein sequence MADRVQDILSWYSNDNAGTKTNIARLLRHGKLAGTGKLVILPVDQGFEHGPARSFAVNPGGYNPLYHFQLAIDAGCNGYAAPLGFLEAGAAQHAGQIPLILKLNSHDSLHDDKDPMPSVTGSVSDALRLGCVAVGFTIYPGSAHCNAMYEQLREIAEDAKACGLAVVVWSYPRGSALSKEGETAIDVVAYAAQIAAQLGAHIIKVKLPSAHLEQAAAKKVYEATQLPIKTLTERVKHVVQSAFDGRRIVIFSGGAKSEDQNVFEEARAIRDGGGFGSIIGRNSFQRPKPEAIKFLHTIMGIYSGESK encoded by the coding sequence ATGGCAGATCGCGTACAGGACATTCTCAGCTGGTACAGCAACGACAACGCCGGAACGAAAACAAATATTGCCAGGCTATTGCGGCATGGCAAGTTGGCTGGGACCGGCAAGCTGGTGATTCTCCCGGTGGACCAGGGATTCGAGCATGGCCCGGCCAGGAGTTTCGCCGTCAACCCAGGCGGCTATAATCCTCTCTATCATTTTCAGTTGGCCATCGACGCTGGCTGTAATGGCTATGCGGCGCCGCTGGGATTTCTGGAAGCAGGAGCCGCGCAGCATGCCGGGCAAATCCCGCTCATCCTGAAGCTCAACAGCCACGATTCTTTGCATGACGACAAGGATCCCATGCCGTCAGTCACGGGGAGCGTCTCGGATGCTTTGCGTCTGGGCTGTGTCGCCGTGGGGTTCACGATCTATCCAGGCTCCGCCCATTGCAATGCGATGTATGAACAGCTTCGCGAAATTGCAGAAGACGCCAAGGCCTGCGGATTGGCGGTCGTTGTCTGGTCCTACCCCCGTGGTTCTGCCTTGAGCAAGGAAGGGGAAACGGCGATCGATGTGGTGGCTTATGCGGCTCAGATTGCCGCCCAGCTCGGCGCCCATATCATTAAGGTCAAGCTGCCTTCGGCGCATCTGGAGCAGGCCGCGGCGAAGAAGGTCTATGAAGCGACGCAATTGCCGATCAAGACGTTGACAGAGCGGGTCAAGCACGTGGTGCAGAGCGCGTTCGACGGACGGCGCATTGTGATTTTCTCCGGCGGCGCCAAGAGCGAAGATCAGAACGTGTTCGAGGAAGCGCGCGCGATTCGCGACGGCGGCGGGTTCGGTTCCATCATCGGGCGGAACTCGTTCCAGCGTCCCAAGCCGGAGGCGATTAAATTTCTCCACACCATCATGGGGATCTATTCCGGCGAGAGTAAGTAA
- the cysE gene encoding serine O-acetyltransferase has protein sequence MLLKTIQEDLRAIFDRDPSATSWFEVVLTYAGFHAMLAYRVSHWLKAHRVPFLPRFISQLARWLTGIEIHPSAKIGRGFFIDHGMGVVIGETAEIGDFVTLFQGVTLGGTGKERGKRHPTVGNHVVVGAGAKILGGITIGDNVKIGANSVVLKNVAANSTVIGVPARVIKTQGERLPDATMDHINLPDPISDRLLSLEQELIELRKKLESQDSPRLF, from the coding sequence ATGCTTCTCAAAACCATTCAAGAAGATCTTCGTGCAATATTCGACCGGGACCCCTCGGCGACCAGCTGGTTTGAAGTCGTGCTGACCTATGCCGGCTTCCATGCCATGTTGGCCTATCGCGTGTCCCATTGGCTCAAGGCCCATCGCGTTCCGTTTCTCCCTCGTTTCATTTCTCAGCTCGCCCGTTGGCTGACGGGGATCGAGATCCATCCGTCGGCGAAGATCGGCCGGGGATTCTTTATCGACCATGGCATGGGTGTCGTGATCGGCGAGACGGCGGAGATCGGGGACTTTGTGACGCTCTTTCAAGGCGTGACGCTCGGCGGAACGGGCAAAGAGCGGGGCAAGCGGCATCCGACGGTGGGGAACCATGTCGTGGTCGGAGCCGGAGCCAAGATTCTGGGCGGAATCACGATCGGCGATAATGTGAAGATCGGCGCCAATTCGGTGGTGCTGAAGAATGTCGCGGCTAACTCCACCGTGATTGGCGTGCCGGCCCGCGTGATTAAAACGCAGGGCGAGCGGCTACCAGATGCCACCATGGACCATATCAACCTGCCAGACCCCATTAGTGACAGACTCTTGTCGCTCGAACAGGAGTTGATCGAACTTCGCAAGAAGCTGGAGAGTCAGGATTCCCCCCGCCTGTTCTAG
- a CDS encoding 3-deoxy-7-phosphoheptulonate synthase: protein MNQPLDNQHILEIKPLPSPRTIKSKLPITDQAATLVIETREAIRRILHGQDRERLLVIVGPCSIHDPEAAYEYADRLKPVTDALRDRLLIVMRTYFEKPRTTVGWKGLINDPHLDGTCDIGTGLELARTILLNINKRGIPCAAEALDPVSPQYIADLWSWVAIGARTTESQPHREMASGLSMPVGFKNGTGGDLLVAWNAMVAAKQPHHFLGINADGLTSIIKTTGNPDRHIVLRGGGGKTNYEAEHVARAEAVVAGDGIARPIMIDCSHDNSSKDHRRQSLVARDVLKQFREGRQSIMGLMLESNLNPGKQTWQQGKTLAHGVSITDACLGWEETESLLNELADTIVTKPA, encoded by the coding sequence CCGCTGCCCTCGCCGCGGACGATCAAGTCAAAACTGCCGATTACCGACCAAGCCGCCACCCTGGTCATCGAAACCAGAGAGGCCATTCGCCGCATCCTGCACGGGCAAGACCGTGAGCGCCTGCTCGTCATCGTCGGGCCCTGTTCAATCCATGATCCTGAGGCCGCCTATGAGTATGCCGACCGATTGAAACCGGTGACCGATGCGTTGCGCGACCGATTACTGATCGTCATGCGAACCTACTTTGAAAAGCCCCGCACCACGGTTGGCTGGAAGGGCCTCATCAACGATCCACACCTAGACGGCACCTGCGATATTGGAACAGGCCTGGAACTGGCCCGGACGATCCTGCTCAACATCAATAAACGCGGGATCCCCTGCGCAGCGGAAGCCTTGGACCCGGTGTCGCCTCAATATATAGCCGATCTCTGGAGCTGGGTCGCCATCGGCGCCCGCACCACCGAGAGCCAGCCGCACCGGGAAATGGCTAGCGGCCTGTCGATGCCGGTCGGATTCAAGAACGGCACAGGGGGCGATCTTCTCGTAGCCTGGAACGCGATGGTGGCCGCGAAGCAGCCGCATCATTTTCTGGGCATCAATGCCGACGGGCTCACCTCGATCATCAAGACCACGGGCAACCCGGACCGCCATATCGTGCTTCGAGGCGGCGGAGGCAAAACCAATTACGAAGCCGAACATGTGGCCCGCGCGGAAGCGGTCGTGGCAGGCGACGGCATCGCCCGTCCCATCATGATCGACTGTTCGCACGACAATTCGAGCAAGGACCACCGGCGCCAAAGCCTCGTCGCCAGAGATGTCCTCAAACAGTTCCGCGAAGGCCGCCAGTCCATCATGGGCCTGATGCTCGAAAGCAACCTCAATCCCGGCAAACAAACCTGGCAGCAGGGCAAAACACTGGCCCACGGCGTTTCCATCACCGATGCCTGCCTCGGCTGGGAGGAGACCGAATCGCTCCTCAACGAACTGGCCGACACGATCGTGACCAAGCCCGCGTAG
- the ispD gene encoding 2-C-methyl-D-erythritol 4-phosphate cytidylyltransferase, with protein sequence MANQVIALVPAAGRGLRMGGSTPKQFLALGGEPLIIQSLLALQAAAVVDQIILAVPSADIDYCQREIVAKHRFTKVTKVVAGGAERQDSVRHALAEVPSGTEIVLVHDAVRPFLTQGMIDEVVAVARKHGAAIVALPMRDTVKQVRPDGMIERTVDRTPLWLAQTPQAFRRDWIEEAHRKAHAEGVRATDDAFLVEWLGHAVAVVEGSGENIKVTRPEDLVIGEAILASRVKARGTGISH encoded by the coding sequence GTGGCCAATCAGGTGATCGCTCTCGTGCCCGCTGCCGGGCGCGGGCTCAGGATGGGCGGTTCGACCCCTAAACAGTTTTTGGCGCTGGGCGGCGAGCCGCTCATCATCCAGTCTTTGTTGGCCTTGCAAGCCGCAGCGGTGGTTGACCAGATCATTCTCGCCGTTCCGTCCGCGGACATCGACTATTGCCAGCGTGAGATCGTCGCGAAGCATCGATTCACAAAAGTGACGAAGGTGGTGGCCGGCGGCGCTGAACGTCAGGATTCGGTGCGGCATGCGCTGGCGGAAGTTCCCTCAGGCACAGAGATCGTGCTCGTCCATGACGCGGTCAGACCCTTTCTGACCCAAGGGATGATCGACGAGGTGGTGGCAGTGGCGAGGAAGCATGGCGCGGCGATCGTCGCCCTTCCCATGAGGGATACGGTGAAACAGGTCCGGCCTGATGGGATGATCGAACGAACGGTCGATCGGACGCCCTTGTGGCTCGCGCAGACTCCGCAGGCCTTTCGACGGGATTGGATCGAGGAAGCTCATCGGAAAGCGCATGCCGAAGGGGTGCGGGCTACGGATGACGCCTTCCTGGTGGAATGGCTCGGGCATGCTGTGGCGGTGGTCGAGGGGAGCGGGGAGAATATCAAAGTGACGAGGCCTGAAGATCTGGTGATCGGCGAGGCCATTCTGGCATCGAGGGTGAAGGCACGTGGAACTGGCATCTCTCACTGA
- the truA gene encoding tRNA pseudouridine(38-40) synthase TruA, with protein sequence MPTVKLVVEYDGTGYAGWQRQPDQPTVQAAIEQAIHQVSHATVAIIGAGRTDSDVHALGQVASFRTGCDWPATSWMRSLNAVLPNDIAVRAASLMDDRFHAQHDARGKLYTYRILHRQPKPTLDRAFVWHIYRPLDEAAMQEAAASLIGTQDFSSFEGSLTDNTNPICQLQRFAILRQGEEIRIEAYADRFLKHMVRAMVGTVVEVGLGKRTPHSLTEVLKAKDRRAAGVTAPPHGLCLTRVDYD encoded by the coding sequence ATGCCAACCGTAAAGTTAGTCGTCGAGTATGACGGAACCGGCTATGCAGGCTGGCAACGTCAGCCTGACCAACCCACGGTCCAAGCGGCCATCGAACAAGCCATCCACCAGGTCAGCCACGCCACGGTCGCTATCATCGGCGCAGGCCGCACGGACTCCGACGTGCATGCGCTCGGACAAGTCGCCAGCTTTCGCACCGGCTGCGATTGGCCCGCGACCAGCTGGATGCGATCGCTCAATGCCGTGTTGCCGAACGATATTGCCGTGCGCGCCGCTTCCCTCATGGACGACCGCTTTCATGCCCAGCACGACGCGCGAGGCAAGCTCTACACCTATCGAATCCTCCATCGCCAGCCCAAGCCCACCCTCGATCGTGCGTTCGTCTGGCACATCTACCGGCCACTGGACGAAGCGGCCATGCAAGAGGCGGCGGCTTCGCTCATCGGAACGCAGGACTTTTCCTCCTTCGAGGGAAGTCTCACGGACAACACCAATCCCATCTGCCAGCTACAGCGATTTGCCATTCTGCGTCAGGGCGAGGAAATCCGTATTGAAGCCTATGCCGATCGGTTTCTGAAACATATGGTTCGCGCGATGGTGGGAACGGTCGTCGAAGTCGGGTTGGGTAAACGGACGCCCCACAGCCTGACAGAGGTCCTGAAGGCCAAGGACCGGCGAGCAGCAGGAGTAACCGCTCCGCCTCATGGACTCTGTCTCACGCGGGTGGATTATGACTAG
- a CDS encoding DegQ family serine endoprotease, whose product MKSRRPWVVPFTLIAVGIVIGIVVASDMGWLPNGTAGPEPVLAPLARPVATVPQLPMSGGSGKNFVEIAKSVKPAVVNIAATRTGKAGEGPQGSPFDDPFFRRFFGDELKRDMPKERKEKGQGSGVIVDPSGLIITNNHVVNKADDIRVVLSDKREFKAKLIGTDSKTDIAVIKIEATGLSPIAWADSDQLEVGEFVLAVGSPFGLTQTVTMGIVSAVGRASMGIAEYEDFIQTDAAINPGNSGGALVNVRGELVGINTAIFSQSGGNMGIGFAVPSNLAHSIMDQLVRTGKVVRGWLGVSIQELSPELAAQFGITETKGVLVSDVMDDSPAKKAGFERADVIVEFDGKPMDSPTHLRNAVAQTPLGKKVSIKLIRDKKHKTLDVTIVEQPKSMTQSGSEESEESIAPTGVLSDLEVHELTEELASRYGIKSSERGVVVTRVKPGSTAEEIGVREGDIILEVNRKAVTSLKTYERLRSGLSKDQAVLLLVKRQGRSLYLTLRP is encoded by the coding sequence ATGAAGTCACGTCGGCCTTGGGTTGTTCCGTTCACGCTGATTGCCGTGGGCATCGTCATCGGGATTGTGGTGGCGTCCGATATGGGCTGGCTGCCGAACGGCACAGCCGGGCCAGAGCCGGTTCTTGCCCCCCTCGCTCGTCCCGTGGCCACGGTGCCACAGTTGCCGATGTCCGGAGGAAGCGGGAAGAACTTCGTCGAGATTGCGAAGTCGGTTAAGCCGGCTGTCGTCAACATTGCCGCGACACGCACCGGCAAAGCGGGAGAGGGCCCTCAAGGCTCACCCTTCGATGATCCCTTCTTTCGGCGCTTTTTCGGAGACGAACTCAAGCGCGATATGCCGAAAGAACGCAAGGAAAAGGGCCAGGGGTCCGGGGTCATTGTGGATCCCAGCGGATTGATCATTACCAATAATCATGTGGTGAACAAGGCAGACGATATTCGCGTCGTGCTGTCCGATAAGCGCGAGTTTAAGGCCAAGCTGATCGGCACGGACTCGAAAACAGATATTGCCGTGATCAAGATCGAGGCGACGGGCCTGTCGCCCATCGCCTGGGCCGATTCCGATCAATTGGAAGTCGGCGAGTTCGTGCTGGCGGTGGGCAGTCCATTTGGTCTGACCCAGACTGTAACGATGGGTATTGTCAGCGCGGTCGGGCGAGCCAGTATGGGGATCGCCGAATATGAAGACTTCATCCAGACCGATGCGGCGATCAATCCGGGTAATTCAGGCGGAGCCCTGGTGAATGTTCGCGGGGAGCTGGTCGGCATCAATACGGCCATCTTCAGCCAGAGTGGCGGGAATATGGGAATCGGGTTTGCCGTCCCCAGCAACCTGGCGCATTCGATTATGGATCAGCTGGTTCGAACAGGAAAAGTCGTGCGCGGCTGGCTAGGCGTATCGATTCAAGAGCTGTCGCCTGAGTTGGCGGCGCAATTCGGCATTACAGAAACGAAGGGCGTGCTCGTCAGCGATGTGATGGATGACAGCCCGGCAAAGAAGGCGGGATTCGAACGGGCGGATGTGATCGTGGAATTCGACGGCAAGCCGATGGATTCCCCTACGCATCTGCGCAACGCCGTCGCGCAAACTCCGCTCGGGAAAAAGGTCTCGATCAAACTGATCAGAGACAAGAAACACAAGACGTTGGACGTGACGATCGTCGAGCAGCCCAAGTCGATGACGCAGTCCGGATCAGAGGAGAGCGAGGAGTCGATCGCGCCGACCGGGGTCCTCTCCGATCTTGAGGTGCATGAGCTCACGGAGGAGTTGGCTAGCCGGTACGGGATCAAGTCGTCCGAGCGAGGTGTGGTCGTGACGCGGGTCAAGCCAGGCAGCACGGCTGAGGAAATCGGCGTGAGGGAAGGCGACATTATTCTGGAAGTGAATCGAAAGGCTGTGACCTCGCTCAAGACCTATGAACGGCTGCGGTCCGGTCTGTCCAAAGATCAAGCGGTCCTCTTGTTGGTCAAGCGGCAGGGCCGATCCCTCTATCTCACGCTCAGGCCCTGA
- a CDS encoding DUF3108 domain-containing protein, translating to MSDAVSWTGPSGDPPSVRPFQVGERFTYEISWLNITAATAVLEVTAAGTDGDQPLVKLVTTAHSSPTVTKFFPVDNRVESILDPATLLPEHLTFKRREGKKKEDIEYTFHQKEGSVTAVKGGTTEMFQIPPGTQDVISCLYYARSALSLQPGSSLTMNVHHDKKNHKLDVRVEEIETISSLWGKVETARVLVVMPFQGVFLNQGNIRVWFTNDDRRIPVRMKAKVIIGSIVADLVSGLPSAAPVK from the coding sequence ATGAGCGACGCGGTCTCATGGACTGGGCCTAGCGGCGATCCTCCATCAGTGAGACCCTTCCAAGTCGGAGAACGTTTCACCTACGAGATCTCTTGGCTGAATATCACAGCCGCCACAGCGGTGCTGGAAGTAACTGCTGCTGGCACGGACGGAGATCAGCCGCTGGTGAAACTGGTCACCACGGCACACTCGAGTCCCACGGTCACCAAATTCTTTCCCGTAGATAATCGGGTAGAGTCAATACTGGATCCCGCTACGCTGCTTCCGGAGCACTTGACCTTCAAGCGGCGAGAAGGGAAGAAGAAAGAAGACATCGAGTACACATTCCATCAGAAAGAGGGGTCGGTCACGGCGGTCAAAGGTGGGACGACGGAAATGTTTCAGATCCCACCTGGCACCCAAGACGTCATCTCCTGTCTCTATTATGCGCGCAGCGCATTGTCGTTACAGCCAGGCTCTTCTCTGACGATGAACGTGCATCACGATAAGAAGAACCACAAGCTGGACGTACGTGTTGAGGAGATCGAGACCATCAGCAGTCTATGGGGTAAGGTCGAAACGGCCCGCGTGTTGGTCGTCATGCCGTTCCAAGGTGTCTTCCTCAACCAGGGCAACATCCGGGTATGGTTTACCAACGATGACCGACGCATTCCTGTCAGGATGAAGGCGAAGGTGATCATCGGGTCGATTGTGGCGGATCTTGTGAGCGGGTTGCCCTCGGCGGCTCCTGTGAAGTGA
- the ispF gene encoding 2-C-methyl-D-erythritol 2,4-cyclodiphosphate synthase yields the protein MRVGCGYDIHPLGAGRKLILGGVEVPHSKGLLGHSDSDALVHALCDALLGAMGEGDLGRHYPSSDQRFKDISSLKLLEDVVGKLRAKGYRIVNVDTIVIAQAPRLSSYLTAMQKQMALVLGVDPDLVNVKVKSGEGIGMIGREEGIAAQAVCLIERASAA from the coding sequence ATGCGGGTTGGTTGCGGGTACGATATCCATCCCTTGGGAGCAGGGCGCAAGCTGATTCTTGGCGGGGTCGAGGTGCCGCACAGCAAGGGACTGTTGGGCCATTCCGATTCCGACGCTTTGGTCCATGCCCTCTGCGATGCCTTGCTCGGTGCGATGGGGGAGGGAGATTTGGGGCGGCACTATCCCAGCTCCGATCAACGGTTCAAAGATATTTCAAGCCTCAAGCTGCTGGAGGATGTGGTCGGGAAGCTGCGGGCCAAGGGGTATCGCATTGTGAACGTGGACACCATCGTGATCGCGCAAGCCCCCAGGCTCAGTTCCTACTTGACGGCGATGCAGAAGCAGATGGCGCTAGTGCTCGGGGTTGATCCGGATCTGGTCAATGTGAAGGTCAAGAGCGGCGAGGGCATTGGCATGATCGGTCGGGAGGAAGGGATCGCCGCCCAGGCGGTCTGTTTGATCGAACGGGCTTCTGCAGCGTAA
- a CDS encoding NYN domain-containing protein: MALHLIVDGYNLLAQTSRIGGGVSLHSEQAREALLRDLAAYRQRKSHAITVVFDGWQQGWGTERREHRLGLEVIFSRRGEKADQVIQRLAAEYGSDCAVVSSDREIVDFARAQGAFVMKAQEFSGKLQGASAQTGVLLHKELDTGEDLRPKRGPEKRGNPRKLPKAQRQRSRQLKRF, encoded by the coding sequence ATGGCACTCCATTTGATCGTTGATGGGTACAATCTCCTGGCTCAGACGAGTCGGATCGGCGGCGGGGTGAGCCTGCATTCCGAGCAGGCGCGCGAAGCCCTGCTACGCGATCTGGCTGCCTACCGTCAGAGAAAGTCCCATGCCATCACCGTGGTCTTCGATGGATGGCAGCAGGGCTGGGGCACGGAGCGGCGTGAACATCGGCTCGGTCTTGAGGTGATCTTTTCCCGGCGGGGAGAAAAGGCCGATCAGGTGATCCAGCGTCTGGCTGCCGAATATGGGTCCGACTGCGCGGTGGTGAGTTCCGATCGGGAGATCGTCGACTTTGCTAGGGCGCAGGGCGCCTTCGTGATGAAGGCGCAGGAGTTTTCCGGAAAGCTACAGGGGGCGTCGGCCCAGACCGGCGTATTGCTACATAAAGAACTGGATACGGGAGAGGATCTTCGACCGAAACGGGGGCCAGAGAAGCGTGGAAATCCTCGGAAACTGCCCAAGGCGCAGCGTCAGCGCAGCCGGCAGCTCAAACGATTTTGA
- the fbp gene encoding class 1 fructose-bisphosphatase — protein MAQQALTLERFISLNQPAFPGGASVLTGLLSQIGLVGKYLAHDLRRAALLDMLGTTGTTNVQGETVKKLDEIANETFVRLLQQNGQVCALASEEMEQPIILPRSGAQGSYMVLFDPLDGSSNTDVNMPLGSIFSIVIKQRPDDVLSESDLVRKGTEQVVAGYLLFGASTMLVFTTGQGVHGFTLDPESGDYLLSHKAITMPARGKVYAANEGNYHKWPGGTQKYFDYLKVKDKATGRPYSGRYSGCLVADVHRILLGGGIYLYPGELDKPEGKLRLLYEANPLAWIVEQAGGRASTGTMRILDVEAKQLHQRVPLIIGSMDDVLEAERHIQGQA, from the coding sequence ATGGCACAGCAGGCTCTTACCCTCGAACGGTTTATCAGCCTTAACCAGCCAGCATTTCCAGGGGGGGCTAGTGTCCTCACGGGGTTGCTGTCTCAGATCGGCCTTGTCGGGAAATACCTGGCTCATGATCTTCGCCGCGCCGCGCTCCTGGATATGCTCGGCACGACCGGTACGACCAATGTTCAGGGCGAAACGGTTAAGAAGCTCGACGAGATTGCCAATGAGACCTTTGTCAGGCTGTTGCAACAGAATGGGCAGGTTTGTGCCTTGGCCTCTGAAGAGATGGAGCAGCCGATCATCCTGCCGCGTAGCGGGGCGCAGGGATCCTATATGGTCCTGTTCGATCCCTTGGACGGCTCGTCCAATACGGATGTGAACATGCCACTTGGCTCGATCTTTTCCATCGTCATAAAACAGAGGCCTGATGACGTGCTGAGCGAGAGTGATCTTGTGCGGAAGGGGACAGAGCAAGTCGTAGCAGGCTATCTCCTCTTTGGCGCCAGCACGATGCTGGTCTTTACCACGGGCCAGGGGGTGCATGGGTTTACGCTGGACCCGGAGAGTGGAGACTATCTCCTCTCCCACAAAGCGATCACCATGCCGGCTCGGGGGAAGGTCTATGCGGCCAACGAGGGGAATTACCACAAGTGGCCTGGCGGAACGCAGAAGTATTTCGACTATCTGAAAGTCAAAGATAAGGCGACCGGGCGACCCTACAGTGGGCGCTACTCCGGTTGTTTAGTCGCGGATGTGCATCGGATCCTTCTCGGGGGAGGGATCTATCTCTATCCCGGTGAGCTGGACAAACCGGAGGGAAAGCTTCGGTTGCTGTATGAAGCGAATCCCTTGGCCTGGATTGTGGAGCAGGCAGGCGGGCGGGCCAGTACCGGCACGATGCGCATCCTCGACGTGGAGGCCAAGCAGCTTCATCAGCGGGTGCCGTTGATCATCGGCAGCATGGACGACGTGCTGGAAGCGGAACGTCATATTCAAGGTCAAGCGTAA
- a CDS encoding TatD family hydrolase translates to MLIDTHTHLDDARYNEDREAMIARAREAGVEAFVTIGCDLATSQAAAALAAQHPFVYASIGVHPHEVKHILDGWYDELRRLAQNKKVVAYGEIGLDYHYNHSSPQEQRERFREQIQLARELCLPVIIHTREAQEDTIAILKEERATEIGGVFHCFSGDAWLAKEALDLGFYLSFSGILTFQSAATLRDIAKTAPLDRLLIETDCPYLTPIPHRGKRNEPAYVALVAQKLAELHAETPGMSIETIGRITTENAKRLFKIV, encoded by the coding sequence ATGCTCATCGACACCCATACCCATCTGGACGATGCCCGCTACAATGAGGACCGTGAGGCCATGATTGCCCGCGCCAGGGAAGCAGGCGTCGAGGCCTTCGTGACCATCGGCTGCGATCTGGCCACCAGCCAAGCAGCGGCGGCGCTAGCGGCACAACATCCCTTCGTCTATGCCTCCATCGGCGTCCACCCCCATGAAGTGAAACATATCCTCGATGGCTGGTACGACGAGCTCCGCCGTCTGGCGCAGAACAAAAAAGTCGTCGCCTATGGAGAGATCGGCCTCGACTACCACTACAACCACTCATCGCCCCAAGAACAGCGCGAGCGATTCCGCGAGCAGATCCAGCTCGCACGCGAGCTGTGCCTTCCCGTGATCATTCACACGCGAGAGGCCCAAGAGGATACGATTGCGATTCTAAAAGAGGAGCGCGCGACGGAAATCGGCGGGGTATTTCACTGTTTCTCAGGGGATGCCTGGCTGGCGAAAGAAGCGCTGGACCTGGGATTCTATCTCTCCTTCTCCGGCATTCTCACCTTTCAGAGCGCGGCGACGCTCCGGGACATCGCCAAGACCGCTCCGCTGGACCGGCTCCTGATCGAAACCGACTGCCCCTACCTCACGCCCATCCCTCACAGAGGCAAACGAAACGAACCGGCCTACGTGGCCCTCGTCGCGCAGAAGCTGGCGGAGCTTCACGCCGAGACGCCAGGCATGTCGATCGAAACCATCGGCCGCATCACGACCGAGAACGCGAAACGCCTGTTCAAAATCGTTTGA
- a CDS encoding N-acetylmuramoyl-L-alanine amidase, translating to MRSALWRIFTIAFLVGLFGLPGLALDPFHLIHAAAATNEARQKSPAKPKKPHTSQIRLTPQAPGLVTVQDVRTASSPGLTRLVLDLDSKARPSKQPILQAEGVTITIPNTTLSPSAKAKLASGERSKPFIITQTSERSVDISLPTGSFQSYKILTLANPPRLVIDAVPPRESLATLVAEPLPDRTPSLTAPPQPTQPQTKPVKTVVIDPGHGGKDPGALGQRGTEEKDITLKVALKLRDLLSKQPGIRVLMTRERDEFIELENRAKFANAQDADLFVSIHVNSHTKRSVKGIEIYHFGAAKDQRALEVAARENGTPLSNTGVGWEYLVADLLTSKKIEESLELAWTAKEAMVTTLNSHYTLVDHGVKTAPFYVLRFTSMPSILAEIAYISNASEEEMLRTGLFTTRVAEALEESVKTFLGSAKLATR from the coding sequence ATGCGATCAGCTTTGTGGCGCATCTTCACCATCGCCTTCCTGGTCGGACTCTTCGGCCTCCCAGGTCTTGCCCTCGATCCGTTCCACCTGATCCACGCCGCTGCCGCCACGAATGAGGCGCGGCAGAAATCTCCAGCCAAGCCCAAGAAACCTCATACCTCCCAAATACGGCTCACGCCCCAGGCCCCAGGCCTGGTGACGGTTCAAGATGTCCGAACCGCCAGCTCACCGGGATTGACGAGGCTCGTCCTCGACCTCGACTCGAAAGCCCGTCCAAGCAAACAGCCCATTCTTCAGGCCGAGGGAGTGACGATCACCATTCCCAACACCACATTGAGTCCATCCGCCAAAGCGAAACTTGCATCAGGCGAACGATCCAAGCCCTTCATCATCACCCAGACGTCGGAGCGATCGGTCGACATCTCTCTCCCGACCGGTTCATTTCAGAGTTACAAAATACTCACCTTGGCCAACCCTCCCAGGCTGGTCATCGATGCCGTGCCCCCCAGAGAGTCCCTGGCGACGCTGGTTGCAGAACCCTTGCCTGACCGGACGCCATCACTCACCGCTCCGCCACAGCCGACTCAGCCCCAAACCAAGCCAGTGAAGACCGTCGTGATCGATCCAGGGCATGGAGGGAAAGACCCTGGCGCCTTGGGGCAACGGGGAACGGAAGAGAAAGACATTACGCTGAAGGTAGCGCTGAAGCTGCGCGATCTCCTAAGCAAGCAACCGGGAATCCGCGTCCTCATGACCCGTGAACGGGACGAATTCATCGAGCTGGAGAACCGCGCAAAATTCGCCAATGCACAGGATGCGGATCTCTTCGTCTCGATCCATGTCAATTCCCACACCAAACGCTCCGTCAAGGGCATTGAAATCTACCATTTCGGCGCAGCCAAGGATCAACGGGCGCTCGAAGTCGCGGCCCGCGAAAACGGCACTCCGCTCAGCAACACCGGCGTGGGATGGGAATACCTCGTGGCTGATCTCCTCACGTCGAAGAAAATCGAAGAATCCCTCGAACTGGCCTGGACCGCCAAGGAAGCCATGGTGACGACCCTGAACAGCCACTATACGCTGGTGGACCATGGCGTCAAGACCGCGCCGTTCTATGTGCTCCGCTTCACCAGCATGCCCAGCATCCTGGCTGAAATCGCCTATATCTCGAATGCGTCCGAAGAAGAGATGCTCCGAACCGGGCTCTTCACGACGCGCGTCGCGGAAGCGTTGGAGGAAAGCGTCAAAACGTTCCTCGGCTCAGCCAAGCTGGCCACGCGATGA